In Tolypothrix sp. NIES-4075, the following proteins share a genomic window:
- the grxC gene encoding glutaredoxin 3, which yields MAAKVEIYTWRTCPFCIRAKSLLTRKGVEFVEYSIDGDEAARDKMAQRANGRRSVPQIFINDRHVGGCDDIHAIEAQGKLDELLAATNNV from the coding sequence ATGGCTGCTAAAGTAGAAATTTACACTTGGAGAACTTGCCCGTTTTGCATCCGTGCCAAAAGCTTACTGACTAGAAAAGGCGTTGAATTTGTTGAATACAGCATTGATGGAGACGAGGCAGCACGCGATAAAATGGCTCAAAGAGCAAATGGACGACGTTCTGTGCCACAAATTTTCATTAACGATCGCCATGTAGGTGGTTGTGATGATATACACGCAATAGAAGCCCAAGGCAAGCTAGATGAGCTATTAGCTGCTACTAATAATGTCTAG
- a CDS encoding nSTAND1 domain-containing NTPase — MTWQSTHASKQSENQYSLQRLIRAIALSKNQFALILVRCNYQQLRSSMLEHLRFLTKDINLREIFLQPSTTALHTTIISELFLDNPTVATDSLPSAVMVSGLESVIDLEDLLTNINQARDIYATSLPFPLVLWLQDEVATSLSRLAPDFKSWAATTIKFEMAAYDLITLVQQETEFIFAKVLEAGAEKFLSNDALDLARKSQHRREIESARNDLQRLYNVTLEAELEASLEFVLGRDEYADDQIDDALIHYQKSLALWKEARGQEEQGRGHGDTGTRGHGDTEDKEKTTITSSSPSSPSSPPLPLPPSPPLPIPSPQLGQAVVLFHLGLCYRRMADLHPTLGKTYWQDALLWFKQCLEVLETAQRKDLVAKFILPALDMLQRLQAWEELQELAQKSLQLHETYGTPAQVAQDYGFLADVAASESNWLLAYELANTALFISENTADVSRQQESWYLLLLARAQRHLGEWEEAINNLEWARVVCEVQYEPSLYLQILEQLRSLYFFGRHDYTEAFSLKQEKIQIEHQYGFRAFIGPSQLQSQRYRINPVLEPQKRPFISEGLAQEIAASGRQQDINRLIERISRADCKLTVIHGPSGVGKSSILKAGLVPVLKEKVIGERIPLPIILSVYTDWVTALKRSINQALAQTELSIIQETSSSILLEKIRLLAERNHIIVIILDQFEELFFINKHPQKIREFYKFFSECLNISFVKIIISLREDYLHYLLEFERLSKDKQQGKLYDLGIINKNILDKNIRYYLGNFSSQDAISIIHSLTQRSHYELTDELIHQLVEDLAGELDEVHPIELQIVGAQLQAENITTLEQYKLCGGSKKLVQRWLEEVIKDCGQENEQLSWKLLFELTDEKGTRPLKTKADLVTALVIKDNELSQKCGEEEFFVEIEELESEKDNKKEEITPMNVSMELILDILVGSGLVLRIWEESGDRYQLVHDYLVEPIRQKNDYGMVAELEKVRFEKTRAEVAQKLSQEQLNLVLHRRLREARIAGLSLFMMLGTIATLWWQADLQKRAAVLQTLRAERSESNFKISALTASSEALFASNKEFDALLESLRAWRLLKQADKIQPDTRMRVVTALQQAVYGVTEVNRLEGHTDIVWGITFSPDGQLLASGSRDKTVKIWRPDGTLLQTLKGHSDAVSSVSFSPNGQTLASASLDKTVLLWHRNPTNGEFDPQPYKTLKGHGDSVYSVNFSPDGELLATGSKDATIKLWRRDGSLVKILRGHKGWVNWVTFSPDGKFIASASDDKTVKIWRRDGSLVTTLSAHEKGVTVVNFSPDGQLLASAGRDKKVMLWRRGNSTQDIFKFRLYRTLQQHTSAVWSLSFSSNGQQLASGSDDNTINVWSVRGTLLKTLKGHSDAVAGVAFSPDNKILASASYDKSVKLWSLNPPRLPILTGHKDRVLSVAWSADGKMLASGSRDRTVKLWQREITSKGVVTRLYKTLLGHSDRVPSVSFDPKGEVLASASYDKTVKLWRRDGSLLHTLQGHSNSVMSVSFSPDGQLLASASKDKTIKLWNRDGNLLKTLRGHQGWVNSVNFSPDGQVIASASDDQTVKLWRRDGTLLKSFLPHESWVLGVSFSPTDRLLASASWDNTVKLWRWDGTLLKTLLRGYSDSVNAVTFSPNGELLASASWDSTVKLWSHEGKLIKTLNGHTGPVLSVSFSPQGNTLASASGDNTIILWNLDLDDLLVRGCSWMSDYLKHNHNVEERDRHMCDDITQRR, encoded by the coding sequence ATGACATGGCAATCAACACATGCAAGCAAGCAAAGCGAAAATCAGTATTCTCTACAAAGGCTGATTCGGGCGATCGCACTTTCCAAAAATCAATTTGCCCTGATTTTAGTTAGGTGCAATTATCAGCAATTACGCTCTTCAATGTTGGAGCATCTGCGCTTTCTCACCAAAGATATCAATTTACGAGAAATCTTTCTTCAGCCATCAACTACTGCCTTACACACCACAATAATTTCAGAACTCTTTCTAGATAATCCTACCGTTGCCACAGATTCATTGCCCTCAGCTGTGATGGTTTCTGGTTTAGAATCAGTAATTGACCTCGAAGACTTACTCACTAACATCAACCAAGCACGAGATATCTACGCTACGAGTCTTCCTTTTCCATTAGTTTTATGGCTACAAGATGAAGTAGCAACATCGCTTTCTCGGTTAGCACCCGATTTTAAAAGCTGGGCGGCAACCACCATTAAATTTGAAATGGCTGCATACGATTTAATTACTTTAGTGCAGCAAGAAACAGAATTTATCTTTGCCAAAGTTTTAGAAGCTGGTGCCGAAAAGTTTTTATCTAATGATGCTCTTGATTTAGCTCGCAAATCTCAACATCGCCGCGAAATTGAGTCAGCCCGTAATGATTTGCAACGCCTATATAATGTTACTTTAGAAGCCGAATTAGAAGCGAGTTTAGAATTCGTATTGGGACGCGACGAATACGCCGACGACCAAATAGATGATGCTTTAATTCATTATCAAAAAAGTTTAGCACTTTGGAAGGAGGCAAGGGGACAGGAAGAGCAGGGAAGGGGACACGGGGACACGGGGACACGGGGACACGGGGACACGGAGGACAAGGAGAAGACTACTATTACTTCCTCATCCCCCTCATCTCCGTCATCCCCTCCTCTCCCCCTCCCCCCATCCCCCCCTCTTCCCATCCCATCTCCCCAACTTGGGCAAGCGGTAGTACTATTTCACTTAGGGCTGTGTTATCGCCGGATGGCAGACTTACACCCAACTCTGGGCAAAACCTACTGGCAAGATGCTTTATTGTGGTTTAAGCAATGTCTTGAGGTATTGGAAACAGCGCAAAGAAAAGACTTAGTTGCTAAGTTTATTTTGCCTGCGCTTGATATGCTACAACGCCTACAAGCCTGGGAAGAATTGCAGGAATTAGCTCAAAAGTCTCTGCAACTGCATGAAACTTATGGTACTCCTGCACAAGTGGCTCAAGATTATGGTTTTTTAGCAGATGTAGCGGCTTCTGAGTCTAATTGGTTACTAGCTTATGAATTAGCAAATACAGCACTTTTTATTTCCGAAAATACCGCCGACGTTTCCCGACAGCAGGAAAGTTGGTATCTTTTATTGCTGGCACGCGCTCAGCGACATTTGGGTGAGTGGGAGGAAGCCATCAATAATCTGGAATGGGCGAGAGTAGTTTGTGAAGTACAATATGAGCCATCGCTATATTTGCAGATTTTAGAGCAGTTGCGATCGCTCTACTTTTTTGGGCGGCATGATTACACCGAAGCTTTTAGCCTCAAGCAAGAAAAAATTCAAATAGAGCATCAGTACGGCTTTCGCGCCTTTATCGGTCCTAGTCAATTACAGTCACAACGCTATAGAATTAATCCAGTTTTGGAGCCGCAAAAAAGACCGTTTATTTCTGAGGGACTTGCCCAGGAAATAGCCGCTTCTGGAAGACAGCAAGATATCAATCGCTTGATTGAAAGAATTAGCCGTGCTGACTGCAAACTTACAGTAATTCATGGACCCTCAGGCGTTGGTAAAAGTTCAATTCTCAAAGCTGGTTTAGTACCAGTTTTGAAGGAAAAAGTAATTGGGGAACGCATACCTTTGCCGATTATTTTATCTGTTTATACTGATTGGGTTACAGCTTTAAAACGTAGCATTAATCAGGCATTGGCACAAACTGAACTTTCAATTATTCAAGAAACTTCTTCCAGCATACTGCTAGAAAAAATTCGCTTATTAGCCGAGCGCAATCATATAATAGTTATTATATTAGATCAATTTGAAGAATTGTTTTTTATTAATAAACATCCTCAAAAAATAAGAGAATTTTACAAGTTTTTTAGCGAGTGTCTCAACATTTCCTTTGTAAAAATAATTATTTCTTTACGAGAAGATTATTTACATTATTTGTTAGAATTTGAACGTTTGAGTAAAGATAAACAGCAAGGGAAGTTATACGATTTAGGAATAATTAATAAAAATATTCTCGATAAGAATATTCGTTACTACTTGGGAAACTTCTCTAGTCAAGATGCAATCAGCATTATCCACAGTTTGACTCAACGTTCACATTATGAACTAACTGATGAATTAATTCACCAACTAGTCGAAGATTTAGCAGGAGAACTGGACGAAGTACATCCAATAGAATTACAAATAGTCGGCGCTCAACTTCAAGCAGAAAATATTACCACACTTGAACAATACAAGCTTTGTGGCGGCTCGAAAAAACTAGTACAGCGATGGCTTGAGGAAGTAATTAAAGATTGCGGTCAAGAAAACGAACAACTTAGTTGGAAATTATTGTTTGAATTAACTGATGAAAAAGGCACAAGACCATTAAAAACAAAAGCTGATTTGGTGACTGCTTTGGTAATAAAAGACAACGAGTTATCTCAAAAATGTGGTGAAGAGGAGTTTTTTGTAGAGATAGAAGAACTGGAATCAGAGAAAGACAATAAAAAAGAAGAAATTACGCCAATGAATGTCTCAATGGAATTGATTTTAGACATTTTGGTGGGTTCAGGCTTAGTATTGCGAATATGGGAAGAATCAGGCGATCGCTACCAGCTAGTTCACGATTATTTAGTTGAACCGATTCGCCAAAAAAACGATTATGGAATGGTCGCCGAACTAGAAAAAGTTCGCTTTGAAAAAACTAGAGCAGAAGTAGCCCAAAAACTCTCTCAAGAGCAATTAAATTTAGTTTTGCATCGCCGACTGCGAGAAGCACGTATAGCAGGCTTATCGCTCTTTATGATGCTAGGCACAATTGCAACATTATGGTGGCAAGCAGACTTACAAAAAAGAGCCGCAGTTCTCCAAACTTTACGAGCTGAACGTAGCGAAAGCAACTTTAAAATTAGTGCCCTTACTGCTTCTAGTGAAGCGCTATTTGCCTCAAATAAAGAGTTTGATGCTCTGTTAGAAAGTTTGCGGGCTTGGCGACTACTCAAACAGGCAGATAAAATCCAACCAGATACTCGGATGCGGGTAGTCACAGCACTCCAGCAGGCAGTTTATGGAGTAACCGAGGTAAACCGCTTGGAAGGGCATACTGATATTGTCTGGGGTATAACTTTCAGCCCCGATGGTCAGTTACTAGCATCAGGTAGCCGCGACAAAACAGTGAAAATTTGGCGTCCTGACGGTACCTTACTCCAAACCCTTAAAGGTCATAGCGATGCTGTTAGCAGCGTTAGTTTCAGCCCCAATGGTCAAACTCTGGCTTCCGCCAGTCTCGACAAAACAGTGCTTCTTTGGCACAGAAACCCCACCAATGGCGAATTTGACCCCCAACCATACAAAACCTTAAAAGGACACGGAGATTCAGTTTATAGCGTTAATTTCAGTCCTGACGGTGAGTTGTTAGCTACTGGCAGTAAAGACGCAACCATCAAACTTTGGCGGCGCGACGGTAGTTTAGTAAAAATACTGAGGGGACATAAAGGATGGGTTAATTGGGTAACTTTTAGTCCCGATGGTAAGTTCATCGCCTCAGCAAGTGATGACAAAACAGTGAAAATCTGGCGCCGAGACGGTAGTTTAGTCACAACTTTGTCAGCGCATGAAAAGGGCGTGACTGTAGTCAATTTCAGCCCCGACGGTCAACTTTTAGCATCAGCAGGTCGAGACAAAAAAGTGATGCTTTGGCGACGTGGCAACAGTACTCAAGATATCTTCAAGTTTCGTCTTTACAGAACCTTACAGCAGCATACAAGTGCAGTTTGGAGCCTCAGTTTCAGTTCCAATGGTCAACAGCTAGCCTCAGGAAGTGATGACAATACCATCAACGTCTGGAGTGTTCGCGGTACCTTACTCAAAACCTTGAAGGGACATAGCGATGCTGTTGCCGGTGTCGCTTTCAGCCCAGATAACAAAATTTTGGCATCAGCAAGTTACGACAAAAGCGTAAAACTATGGAGTTTAAATCCTCCCAGGCTGCCCATCCTTACTGGACATAAGGATCGCGTTTTGAGCGTTGCTTGGAGTGCGGATGGCAAAATGTTAGCATCAGGCAGTCGCGATCGCACTGTGAAACTCTGGCAACGAGAAATTACTAGCAAAGGCGTTGTCACTCGACTTTATAAAACTCTCTTGGGACATAGTGATAGAGTTCCTAGTGTCAGTTTTGACCCCAAAGGTGAAGTACTAGCATCAGCAAGTTATGACAAAACTGTGAAACTTTGGCGACGCGACGGCTCTTTACTTCATACTCTCCAAGGGCATAGTAATAGTGTGATGAGCGTCAGCTTCAGTCCCGATGGTCAGTTACTGGCATCAGCTTCTAAAGATAAGACAATTAAACTTTGGAATCGTGACGGAAATTTGCTAAAAACCTTGAGAGGACATCAGGGTTGGGTAAATAGCGTTAATTTCAGTCCCGATGGTCAAGTTATAGCCTCTGCCAGTGATGACCAAACAGTCAAACTTTGGCGACGGGATGGTACTTTGTTAAAAAGTTTTTTACCCCATGAAAGTTGGGTTTTAGGTGTGAGTTTTAGCCCTACCGATCGCCTGCTAGCCTCTGCCAGTTGGGACAACACAGTCAAGCTGTGGCGCTGGGATGGCACCTTGTTGAAAACTTTGTTAAGGGGGTACAGCGATAGTGTTAACGCTGTCACTTTTAGTCCCAACGGTGAACTTCTAGCCTCTGCTAGTTGGGACAGTACTGTCAAACTCTGGAGTCATGAAGGCAAATTGATCAAAACCCTCAACGGACATACTGGTCCAGTATTAAGTGTCAGCTTTAGCCCACAAGGTAATACACTAGCATCGGCTAGTGGTGACAACACGATAATTTTGTGGAATTTAGATTTAGACGACCTGCTAGTTCGTGGTTGTAGCTGGATGAGTGATTACCTCAAGCACAACCACAATGTTGAAGAGCGCGATCGCCATATGTGTGATGATATTACCCAAAGGCGCTAA
- a CDS encoding ATP-binding protein: MKTTLNLSTFYKACNPSYTLNMSNALDRQYYIDFSDVRGCKIVEELQRTIVRISPDEPTCQLFTGHIGCGKSTELQRLKAELELAGFHVVYFESSQDLDMADIDISDILLSVARQVSVSLEAIGIKLKPGYFANLFKDIGDFLQTPIQLSAEAEFSLGIAKISAKAKDSPQMRTQLRQYLEPRTNSILQAINEEVLDKGIEQLKLRGQKGLVVIVDNLDRVDMRTLASGRSQPEYLFIDRGEQLRRLKCHLVYTIPLPLIFSNEYETLKNRLGGGIAPKVLPMVLVRQRDGIDYEPGMSLLSQLVLARAFPQVPWNTRPSLIGELFDEPETLDRLCRVSGGHIRNLLGLLYSCLQRQDPPFTRNCLEAVIKDYRDDLLLAINEEEWELLFEVVHQQSVQGESDYQRLLRSMLVFEYRDRIGRWFGISPALAETEKVVTWQQNKTKV; encoded by the coding sequence ATGAAAACCACACTAAATTTGTCAACTTTTTATAAAGCCTGTAACCCAAGCTACACGTTAAATATGAGTAATGCGCTGGATCGGCAGTATTACATAGATTTTTCGGATGTACGTGGTTGCAAGATTGTGGAAGAGTTGCAACGAACAATCGTGCGTATTTCTCCAGATGAGCCGACCTGCCAGTTATTTACGGGTCATATTGGCTGCGGTAAATCAACAGAATTGCAGCGCCTCAAAGCCGAGTTGGAGTTAGCGGGATTTCATGTCGTTTATTTTGAGTCCAGTCAAGATCTGGACATGGCGGATATAGATATTAGCGACATTTTGCTAAGTGTAGCCCGTCAAGTCAGTGTCAGTTTAGAAGCGATTGGCATCAAACTGAAACCAGGTTACTTTGCCAACTTGTTTAAAGATATTGGGGATTTTTTGCAAACACCCATACAGTTATCAGCAGAGGCAGAGTTTTCCTTAGGTATTGCCAAAATCAGCGCCAAAGCAAAAGATAGCCCTCAGATGCGTACTCAGCTCAGGCAATATCTGGAACCGCGTACCAATAGTATTTTGCAAGCAATTAACGAAGAAGTCTTAGACAAAGGCATAGAGCAGCTAAAACTGAGGGGTCAAAAAGGACTGGTTGTCATCGTCGATAACTTGGATCGAGTAGATATGCGTACATTAGCATCCGGGCGATCGCAACCAGAGTATCTCTTCATCGACCGAGGCGAACAACTGCGTCGGCTCAAATGCCATCTAGTTTACACAATTCCCCTACCATTAATTTTCTCCAACGAGTACGAAACATTAAAAAATCGCCTGGGGGGAGGTATTGCTCCCAAAGTATTGCCAATGGTGTTGGTGCGACAAAGAGATGGTATTGACTACGAACCAGGTATGTCACTACTAAGCCAGCTAGTATTAGCCAGAGCCTTTCCTCAAGTTCCTTGGAATACCAGACCCTCCTTAATAGGCGAATTATTCGACGAGCCAGAAACACTAGATCGTCTATGCCGGGTAAGTGGCGGTCATATTCGTAACTTACTAGGACTGCTTTATAGTTGCCTGCAACGGCAAGACCCACCTTTTACTAGAAACTGTTTAGAAGCGGTGATTAAAGATTACCGTGACGATTTGTTGTTAGCGATTAACGAAGAAGAATGGGAATTGTTATTTGAAGTTGTACACCAGCAAAGCGTTCAAGGCGAGTCTGATTACCAAAGATTACTGCGAAGCATGTTGGTATTTGAATATCGCGATCGCATCGGACGCTGGTTTGGCATCAGTCCTGCCTTGGCAGAAACAGAAAAAGTCGTGACTTGGCAGCAAAATAAGACAAAAGTATAA
- a CDS encoding cell division protein FtsQ/DivIB, with translation MAGMVSVSRTDLRYRRQKLRRQRQMKIIQAIWQTFAVSSLLGGLLWVASQPMWVLSAPKQIEIEDGSRSLSPEAISSLLVLSYPQSLWRIEPSRVADSLTKQPTIAKASVKRRLFPPGLIIDIQERVPVAIAQRHHQAITLHTNIASSTGLLDANGIWMPLKKYTSLNPTVKLPSLIVIGSFEQYRPYWNQLYQSVSQSSVQVMEIDCQDPTNIILKTELGYVHLGAVSPQISEQIKVLAQMSHLPTQLNPNQIEYIDLKNPESPLVQMNQKTLKSNSQTR, from the coding sequence ATGGCTGGCATGGTATCAGTTTCCCGCACGGATTTGCGATATCGGCGTCAGAAATTACGTCGGCAACGGCAAATGAAAATTATTCAGGCTATTTGGCAAACCTTTGCCGTTAGTAGTCTGTTAGGTGGTTTACTATGGGTGGCAAGTCAACCGATGTGGGTGCTTTCTGCTCCTAAACAAATTGAGATCGAAGACGGTTCACGCTCACTTTCTCCTGAAGCGATCTCTTCACTGCTGGTGTTATCCTATCCGCAGTCATTATGGAGGATTGAACCGTCAAGGGTCGCTGACTCTTTGACAAAACAACCAACTATTGCCAAAGCAAGCGTTAAGCGTCGTCTGTTTCCACCTGGATTAATTATTGATATTCAGGAGCGAGTACCTGTGGCGATCGCGCAAAGGCATCACCAAGCAATCACTCTTCACACAAACATTGCTTCATCAACGGGGCTACTAGATGCAAATGGAATTTGGATGCCTTTAAAAAAATACACATCACTTAATCCTACCGTCAAGTTGCCCAGTCTCATAGTTATTGGTTCCTTTGAACAATACCGTCCTTACTGGAATCAGCTTTATCAATCTGTGAGCCAAAGTTCCGTTCAAGTTATGGAAATTGATTGCCAAGATCCAACAAATATAATTTTGAAAACAGAACTAGGATATGTGCATCTCGGTGCTGTGAGTCCCCAAATAAGCGAACAAATCAAAGTACTCGCCCAAATGAGTCATTTACCTACACAACTTAATCCCAATCAGATAGAATATATCGACCTGAAAAATCCGGAATCTCCTTTAGTACAAATGAACCAAAAAACACTCAAGTCTAACTCTCAAACTCGTTAA
- the ftsZ gene encoding cell division protein FtsZ: MTLDNNQKLSYINSQSPGQPGMSLAVNSTNPFNHSGLNFGQHNDSKRIPTEDPRIGDIVPGRVANIKVIGVGGGGGNAVNRMIASDVSGIEFWTTNTDAQALTQAQASKRLQIGQKLTRGLGAGGNPAIGQKAAEESRDEIATALEGADLVFITAGMGGGTGTGAAPIVAEIAKEMGALTVGVVTRPFLFEGRRRTSQAEQGIEALKGRVDTLIIIPNNKLLEVIPEQTPMQEAFRYADDVLRQGVQGISDIILIPGLINVDFADVRAVMADAGSALMGIGVSSGKSRAREAAIAAISSPLLECSIEGARGVVFNITGGSDLTLHEVNAAAETIYEVVDPNANIIFGAVIDDRLQGEVRLTVIATGFTGEMQATPPQNVANARVVTPPPRRQAPQPPVTPPTPVAEPKEKPGLDIPEFLQRRRPKP; encoded by the coding sequence ATGACACTTGATAATAACCAAAAACTTAGTTATATAAACTCCCAGTCTCCGGGACAGCCAGGAATGTCACTAGCAGTTAACTCCACCAATCCCTTTAATCATTCCGGACTGAATTTCGGACAACATAACGATAGTAAAAGAATCCCTACTGAAGATCCCCGAATTGGCGATATTGTTCCCGGTCGAGTCGCCAACATCAAAGTAATTGGCGTAGGTGGTGGTGGTGGAAATGCCGTAAACCGCATGATCGCCTCTGATGTGAGTGGAATAGAGTTTTGGACAACAAACACCGATGCCCAAGCTTTAACACAAGCACAGGCTTCCAAACGCTTACAAATAGGACAAAAGCTGACCCGAGGTTTAGGCGCGGGTGGTAATCCGGCTATTGGTCAAAAAGCTGCTGAGGAATCGCGGGACGAAATTGCTACAGCTTTAGAAGGTGCCGATTTAGTGTTTATCACTGCCGGCATGGGTGGCGGTACAGGTACGGGTGCAGCGCCAATTGTCGCTGAAATCGCCAAAGAAATGGGCGCTCTTACAGTCGGTGTGGTAACACGTCCATTTTTGTTTGAAGGACGCCGACGCACCAGCCAAGCCGAGCAAGGTATTGAAGCTCTTAAAGGTAGGGTAGATACGCTAATTATTATCCCGAATAACAAGCTGCTGGAAGTAATTCCAGAGCAAACGCCGATGCAAGAAGCTTTTCGCTATGCGGATGATGTGTTGCGTCAAGGGGTGCAAGGTATCTCTGATATCATCTTGATCCCCGGTTTGATCAACGTTGACTTTGCCGATGTGCGAGCGGTGATGGCAGATGCGGGATCGGCGCTGATGGGGATCGGTGTTAGTTCCGGGAAGTCAAGGGCAAGAGAAGCAGCGATCGCCGCGATTTCTTCGCCCTTACTAGAATGTTCTATTGAAGGAGCCAGAGGAGTTGTTTTTAATATTACTGGTGGTAGCGACCTCACCTTACATGAAGTAAATGCTGCCGCAGAAACAATCTACGAAGTAGTCGATCCCAACGCCAATATTATTTTTGGTGCGGTGATTGATGACAGGCTGCAAGGTGAAGTCAGGCTCACCGTAATTGCCACAGGATTTACAGGTGAAATGCAAGCCACGCCACCGCAAAACGTAGCTAATGCCAGGGTAGTAACTCCACCACCAAGACGACAGGCACCTCAGCCACCAGTAACCCCGCCAACACCAGTTGCAGAACCCAAAGAAAAACCCGGATTGGATATTCCTGAGTTCCTGCAACGACGGCGACCCAAGCCTTAA
- the gshB gene encoding glutathione synthase: protein MKLAFIIDSIHTLDPCHDTSVALMEAAQILGHEIWVTQANLLSVVDSKAWALLERVELVPVQLVEKRYLAANPWYKLSDRTLTNLETMDAVFMRTDPPVNVPYLYATYILDYIDQNKTLVVNSPSGIRAANEKMYALQFSKAIPETIVSADKQFIREFVEAKGAAVLKPLGNKAGEGILFLQAGDRNFNSIVELSTLLGRVPVMVQTYLPQAKEGDKRIILLDGEPIGALNRLSSGSDFRNNMATGGTVAQTEITPREYEICTQLAETLRKDGLIFVGIDVIGGYLTEVNVTSPTGIREIDRLDNTHLGQQVIQWVEQALQGKS, encoded by the coding sequence GTGAAACTGGCTTTTATAATAGATTCCATCCATACTCTTGACCCGTGTCATGATACCAGCGTTGCTCTGATGGAAGCAGCGCAAATCTTGGGACATGAAATTTGGGTAACTCAAGCAAATTTGCTGAGTGTGGTAGATAGCAAAGCTTGGGCATTGTTAGAACGGGTGGAACTCGTACCAGTGCAGTTGGTGGAGAAACGCTATTTAGCGGCAAATCCTTGGTACAAATTAAGCGATCGTACCCTGACTAACTTGGAAACAATGGATGCCGTATTTATGCGGACAGATCCACCAGTTAATGTTCCCTATCTTTATGCTACTTACATTCTGGACTACATCGACCAAAACAAAACCCTAGTGGTTAATAGTCCGAGTGGTATTAGAGCGGCAAACGAAAAAATGTATGCCCTCCAGTTTAGCAAAGCAATTCCAGAAACTATTGTCAGCGCCGATAAGCAGTTTATCCGGGAATTTGTGGAAGCAAAAGGTGCGGCAGTTCTTAAACCACTGGGTAACAAAGCTGGAGAAGGGATTTTATTTTTGCAAGCAGGCGATCGCAATTTCAACTCGATAGTTGAACTTAGTACCCTCCTCGGTCGAGTTCCAGTTATGGTGCAAACCTATCTACCCCAAGCAAAAGAAGGAGACAAACGAATTATCCTGCTTGATGGAGAACCAATTGGTGCGCTCAATCGACTTTCTAGTGGAAGTGACTTTCGGAATAACATGGCTACGGGTGGTACAGTTGCTCAAACTGAAATTACTCCCAGAGAGTATGAAATTTGTACCCAATTAGCCGAAACCCTACGTAAAGATGGCTTAATTTTTGTAGGTATTGATGTTATCGGTGGCTACCTGACTGAAGTCAACGTCACCAGTCCCACCGGAATTCGCGAAATTGATCGGCTCGACAACACCCACCTTGGTCAACAGGTAATTCAATGGGTTGAGCAAGCTTTACAAGGCAAAAGTTAA